In the genome of Noviherbaspirillum sp. L7-7A, one region contains:
- a CDS encoding putative PEP-binding protein, whose protein sequence is MSGRANVVADMSELGRFQRGGILVPSTTMPDWGTVMKQAAAVLTNHGGRTCHAAIVARELGIPAVLGCDDATGKIRSGDEVTVFCAEGGTLAFLKTSTGLSDLPMPGTRLMINVDNPDLAFQLSFLPNDGVGLARVEFIVAEHIRAHPMALAHPERVDDPAERKRILGLASAYPSPADYFVTRLSEGVGTIAAAFDPKAVIVRMFDFKTNEYASLPGGRWFEPVEANPIIGFCAAGRSIHPAYAYSFALECRAMKKVRSDVGLDNVRLMIAFCRRVNEARRVLDAMAGLGLARGVDALEVYAMCEIPNNVLQIDAFAALFVGFSIGSNDLTQLVLGVDRDSEIVSFDFDERDPGVLEMLLLAIEGEKRCGRHVGICGQAPSDYPILSAFLVKQGKDSISLNPDSVIPTIRTLLEVAQQLGIQPRPPGLACTRRNTMNLHAADLMTTPVITAQGDQTVAAVAATMHQHRLSFMPVTEKPAARR, encoded by the coding sequence GTGTCCGGTCGGGCCAATGTGGTTGCCGATATGTCCGAACTCGGCCGCTTCCAGCGCGGCGGGATACTGGTGCCCTCTACCACCATGCCCGACTGGGGCACCGTGATGAAGCAAGCGGCGGCCGTGTTAACCAATCACGGCGGGCGCACCTGCCATGCCGCCATCGTCGCGCGTGAACTCGGCATTCCGGCCGTACTGGGCTGCGATGATGCCACCGGGAAGATACGCAGCGGCGACGAAGTCACAGTGTTCTGCGCCGAAGGCGGCACGCTTGCCTTCCTTAAGACCAGCACCGGCCTCTCCGACCTGCCCATGCCCGGCACGCGGCTGATGATCAACGTCGACAATCCCGACCTTGCCTTCCAGCTGAGCTTTTTGCCCAATGACGGCGTTGGCCTAGCGCGCGTGGAATTCATCGTCGCCGAGCATATCCGGGCGCATCCGATGGCGCTGGCGCATCCGGAGCGCGTCGACGACCCGGCCGAACGCAAGCGCATCCTCGGGCTGGCCAGCGCCTATCCCAGCCCGGCCGACTATTTCGTCACCCGGCTGTCGGAAGGCGTGGGTACCATTGCCGCAGCTTTCGATCCCAAGGCAGTGATTGTGCGCATGTTCGACTTCAAGACCAATGAATATGCCAGCCTGCCGGGCGGCCGCTGGTTTGAGCCGGTCGAAGCAAATCCGATAATAGGCTTTTGCGCCGCAGGGCGTTCTATCCACCCGGCCTATGCGTATAGTTTCGCGCTGGAATGCCGGGCAATGAAAAAGGTACGGTCCGACGTGGGGCTGGACAATGTCCGGCTGATGATCGCGTTCTGCCGACGGGTGAACGAAGCGCGCCGGGTGCTGGACGCGATGGCGGGCCTGGGACTGGCGCGTGGCGTGGACGCGCTGGAAGTCTATGCGATGTGCGAGATACCGAACAACGTCCTCCAGATCGATGCCTTTGCCGCGCTGTTCGTCGGCTTTTCGATTGGCTCCAATGACCTGACCCAGCTGGTACTGGGCGTGGACCGCGACTCGGAGATCGTTTCCTTTGACTTCGACGAACGCGATCCCGGCGTGCTGGAAATGCTGCTGCTGGCCATTGAAGGCGAGAAGCGCTGCGGCCGCCATGTCGGCATCTGCGGCCAGGCGCCTTCGGACTATCCTATACTGTCAGCCTTTCTGGTGAAGCAAGGCAAAGATTCCATCAGCCTGAACCCGGACTCGGTGATCCCCACGATCAGGACACTGCTGGAGGTGGCGCAACAGCTGGGCATCCAGCCGCGACCACCGGGGCTCGCATGCACAAGGAGAAACACCATGAATCTTCACGCCGCTGACCTGATGACCACGCCGGTGATCACGGCGCAGGGCGACCAGACCGTCGCCGCGGTGGCTGCCACGATGCATCAGCACAGGCTGTCCTTCATGCCGGTGACGGAAAAGCCGGCGGCACGGCGCTGA
- a CDS encoding M20/M25/M40 family metallo-hydrolase → MKKAIMNAAIAATLAGSAWAGAQNLPDGTPLTAEQQRFHDIYKELVEINTTNSTGDNTEAAKAMQKHLLAAGFKAEDIQLFEPYPRKGNLVVRYRGNGSKKPVLLLAHIDVVEAKREDWKTDPFKLKEDDGYFTARGSSDDKAMAASFVSILSQLKRENFTPERDIILALTADEELGDVPSNGAFWLVNNQRSAIHAEFGINEGGGGQLNQGKPILHRVQVAEKMYTTYKIEVRDVGGHSSLPTATNPMYELSAALNRLGAYRFPAKLSEVTRTYFERSAQFETGQRADDMREVASGKGSDAAIDRLSATPLYNALLRTTCVVTQVNAGHAENALPQSAKAVVNCRILPHDDPAEVDATLKKVLGGERLTMVASNPPLRSPASPLRPDITGVIEKLTEQMWPGVPVIPAMSTGATDSRFMRNANIPMYGVSGIFSEPSDARAHGLDERVAIPRLYDGREFMYRMVKALTQ, encoded by the coding sequence ATGAAGAAAGCCATCATGAACGCCGCCATTGCCGCCACCCTGGCCGGCAGCGCCTGGGCCGGCGCCCAGAACCTGCCCGACGGCACGCCCCTCACCGCGGAACAGCAGCGTTTCCATGACATCTACAAGGAATTGGTCGAGATTAACACCACGAACTCCACTGGCGACAATACCGAAGCGGCAAAGGCCATGCAGAAGCACCTGCTGGCGGCAGGCTTCAAGGCGGAAGATATCCAGCTGTTCGAGCCGTACCCGCGCAAGGGCAATCTGGTGGTGCGCTACCGCGGCAACGGCAGCAAGAAGCCGGTGCTGTTGCTGGCCCATATCGACGTCGTGGAGGCCAAGCGCGAGGATTGGAAGACCGACCCGTTCAAGCTCAAGGAAGACGACGGCTACTTCACCGCCCGCGGCTCGTCCGACGACAAGGCTATGGCGGCCTCCTTCGTCTCCATCCTGTCCCAGTTGAAGCGCGAGAACTTCACGCCGGAACGCGACATCATTCTGGCGCTGACGGCCGACGAGGAACTGGGCGATGTGCCCAGCAACGGCGCTTTCTGGCTGGTCAACAACCAGCGTTCCGCGATCCATGCGGAGTTCGGCATCAATGAAGGCGGCGGCGGCCAGCTCAACCAGGGCAAGCCCATCCTGCACCGGGTGCAGGTGGCCGAGAAGATGTACACCACCTACAAGATCGAGGTCAGGGATGTCGGCGGCCACAGCTCGCTGCCCACTGCCACCAATCCGATGTACGAGCTGAGCGCCGCGCTGAACCGGCTTGGCGCCTACCGCTTCCCGGCCAAGCTGTCGGAAGTGACCCGCACCTACTTCGAGCGCAGCGCGCAGTTCGAGACCGGCCAGCGCGCCGACGACATGCGCGAGGTAGCCTCCGGCAAGGGCAGCGATGCCGCCATCGACCGCCTGTCCGCCACGCCGCTGTACAACGCGTTGCTGCGCACCACCTGCGTGGTGACCCAGGTCAATGCCGGCCATGCCGAGAATGCATTGCCGCAATCGGCCAAGGCGGTCGTCAACTGCCGCATCCTGCCGCATGACGATCCGGCCGAGGTGGATGCCACCCTGAAGAAAGTGCTGGGCGGCGAGCGCCTGACCATGGTCGCCAGCAACCCGCCGCTGCGCAGCCCAGCATCACCCCTGCGCCCTGACATCACCGGCGTGATCGAGAAGCTGACCGAGCAGATGTGGCCCGGCGTGCCGGTGATACCGGCAATGAGCACCGGCGCCACCGACAGCCGCTTCATGCGCAACGCCAACATCCCAATGTACGGCGTCTCCGGCATCTTCAGCGAGCCCAGCGATGCTCGCGCTCACGGGCTGGACGAGCGGGTCGCGATACCGCGTCTGTACGACGGCCGCGAGTTCATGTACCGCATGGTCAAGGCGCTAACGCAATAA
- a CDS encoding ABC transporter substrate-binding protein translates to MIALGFAAGTQAQSRPADAISNDVVRIGLLLDMSSLYADITGTGSVAAAQMAIEDFGGKVLGKPVELVHADHQNKADIAASKAREWYDRDKVDAILDVAASGPALAVVPIAREKNRIAVFSGPGSARLTNDACTAVTVHYAYDTYALANATARAVVKNGGDTWFFLTADYTFGTTLEKDASDVIRANGARVLGSVRHPLNASDFSSFLVQAQGSGAKVIGLANAGGDTISAIKAAREFGLTTSGKQSLAGLLVYINDVHTLGLEAAQGMLLTTGFYWDHDDESRKWSRRFFEKTKKMPNMSQAGLYSSVIQYLKAVKAAGTDETGAVMQKMREMPVNDMFAKNGRIREDGRMVHDMYLYQVKKPSESKAPWDYYKLVATIPGEQAFQPLSASACPLVKK, encoded by the coding sequence ATGATCGCGCTCGGCTTCGCGGCCGGCACACAGGCGCAGTCCCGGCCGGCTGACGCGATTTCCAACGACGTCGTCAGGATCGGCCTGCTGCTCGACATGAGCAGCCTCTATGCCGACATCACCGGCACCGGCAGCGTGGCCGCCGCGCAGATGGCGATCGAGGACTTTGGCGGCAAGGTGCTCGGCAAGCCGGTCGAGCTGGTCCATGCGGACCATCAGAACAAGGCCGACATCGCGGCTTCCAAGGCGCGCGAATGGTATGACCGCGACAAGGTCGATGCGATCCTGGATGTGGCCGCCTCTGGCCCGGCGCTGGCGGTGGTGCCGATCGCCAGGGAAAAGAACCGGATCGCCGTCTTCAGCGGCCCCGGCTCGGCGCGACTGACCAATGATGCCTGCACCGCCGTCACGGTCCACTATGCCTACGATACCTATGCGCTGGCCAATGCCACCGCGCGCGCCGTGGTCAAGAATGGTGGCGACACCTGGTTCTTCCTGACAGCCGACTATACCTTCGGCACCACGCTGGAAAAGGATGCCAGCGACGTGATCCGCGCCAATGGCGCCAGGGTGCTGGGCTCGGTGCGGCATCCGCTGAACGCGTCGGACTTTTCTTCCTTCCTGGTGCAGGCGCAGGGCTCGGGCGCGAAGGTGATCGGCCTGGCCAATGCGGGCGGCGACACTATCAGCGCAATCAAGGCGGCGCGGGAATTCGGACTCACCACCTCGGGCAAGCAGAGCCTGGCCGGCCTGCTGGTCTATATCAATGACGTGCATACGCTGGGCCTGGAAGCGGCGCAGGGCATGCTGCTGACGACCGGCTTCTACTGGGACCATGACGACGAGAGCCGCAAGTGGTCACGGCGCTTCTTCGAGAAGACGAAGAAGATGCCGAACATGAGCCAGGCGGGCCTCTATTCCTCTGTGATCCAATACCTGAAGGCGGTGAAGGCGGCCGGCACCGACGAGACCGGCGCGGTGATGCAGAAGATGCGGGAGATGCCGGTCAATGACATGTTCGCGAAGAATGGTCGCATTCGCGAGGATGGCCGCATGGTGCATGACATGTACCTGTACCAGGTCAAGAAACCGTCCGAGTCGAAGGCGCCCTGGGATTACTACAAGCTGGTGGCAACCATACCGGGAGAGCAGGCGTTTCAACCGCTGAGCGCGTCCGCCTGTCCGCTGGTGAAGAAGTAG
- a CDS encoding efflux transporter outer membrane subunit, which yields MRRPRRLAGLLAGAALLAGCATPPEMRKPVLNLPAAWTLEAPWREARPDDGAERGPWWQRFGDVELDVLQRRALDNSPTLAVAGARLAQAQAALDAALAARYPQLGLNLRGARQRISANRPLTNYRSPNFSTVQNDAVAQLSVSYEADLFGRIASNIAGVTASAEQSAIDLENARLLLTADVATAYFNLRTVDTELDVVARSVALQRRALELASDRHDLGAVSGLDVAQQQALLDSTLTQVDLLKRQRAQFEHALGTLTGAGAPGFTLAARVLPAQSPLVPTVPLGLPSDLLERRPDVAAAERAMVVANAQLGVANAAFYPSISLSAAGGVESRALPMLFDAPSLLWSLGASLAQPLFDAGRIRANQAGAQAGYEATVAGYRRVVLTAMQEVEDGISGMASLERAHAQALRANDSAARVLDLATARYEGGVASYLDLISAQQNLLTAQRQVAQLAGQRLLSSVFLIKALGGDFQRGAQGG from the coding sequence ATGAGGCGGCCACGCCGGCTGGCCGGCCTTCTGGCTGGCGCCGCCCTGCTGGCAGGCTGCGCCACGCCACCCGAGATGCGCAAGCCGGTGCTCAACCTGCCGGCCGCATGGACCCTGGAAGCGCCATGGCGCGAAGCCCGTCCCGACGATGGCGCCGAGCGCGGCCCGTGGTGGCAGCGCTTTGGCGATGTTGAGCTCGATGTGCTGCAGCGGCGCGCGCTCGACAACAGCCCGACGCTGGCCGTGGCCGGAGCGCGCCTGGCCCAGGCCCAGGCTGCGCTCGATGCCGCGCTGGCTGCGCGCTATCCGCAACTGGGCCTAAACCTGCGCGGCGCGCGCCAGCGCATCTCGGCCAACCGGCCTCTGACCAATTACAGATCGCCCAACTTCTCCACCGTGCAGAACGACGCGGTTGCCCAGCTCAGCGTCAGCTATGAAGCCGACCTGTTCGGCCGCATCGCCAGCAATATCGCCGGCGTCACCGCGTCGGCCGAGCAGTCCGCGATCGATCTGGAGAATGCCCGGCTGCTGCTGACCGCAGACGTGGCCACCGCCTACTTCAACCTGCGCACCGTCGACACGGAACTGGACGTGGTGGCGCGCTCGGTCGCGCTGCAGCGGCGCGCGCTGGAACTTGCCAGCGACCGCCATGACCTCGGCGCGGTATCGGGCCTGGACGTGGCGCAGCAGCAGGCGCTGCTCGACAGTACACTGACCCAGGTTGACCTGCTCAAGCGCCAGCGAGCCCAGTTCGAACATGCGCTGGGCACGCTCACCGGCGCCGGCGCGCCCGGCTTCACGCTGGCGGCACGCGTGCTGCCGGCGCAGTCGCCGCTGGTGCCTACCGTGCCGCTGGGACTGCCGTCAGACTTACTGGAGCGCCGACCCGACGTCGCCGCGGCAGAACGCGCGATGGTAGTGGCCAATGCCCAGCTCGGCGTGGCGAATGCGGCCTTTTATCCGAGCATTTCACTGAGCGCCGCCGGCGGCGTGGAATCGCGCGCGCTGCCGATGCTGTTCGATGCGCCCAGCCTGCTATGGTCGCTCGGCGCCTCGCTGGCCCAGCCGCTGTTCGATGCCGGCCGCATCCGCGCCAACCAGGCCGGCGCCCAAGCCGGCTATGAAGCTACAGTGGCGGGCTATCGCCGCGTGGTGCTGACAGCAATGCAGGAAGTCGAGGATGGCATCAGCGGCATGGCCTCGCTGGAGCGTGCGCATGCGCAGGCGCTGCGCGCCAACGACAGCGCGGCCCGGGTGCTGGACCTGGCCACCGCGCGCTACGAAGGCGGCGTGGCCAGTTACCTCGACCTGATTAGCGCGCAGCAGAACCTGCTGACTGCACAGCGCCAGGTGGCCCAGCTTGCCGGCCAGCGGCTGCTGTCGTCGGTGTTTTTGATCAAGGCCCTGGGCGGCGACTTCCAGCGCGGTGCACAGGGCGGGTGA